From a region of the Lagopus muta isolate bLagMut1 unplaced genomic scaffold, bLagMut1 primary scaffold_91, whole genome shotgun sequence genome:
- the LOC125687830 gene encoding histone H2A type 2-B-like produces the protein MSGRGKQGGKARSKAKSRSSRAGLQFPVGRVHRLLRKGNYAERVGAGAPVYLAAVMEYLTAEILELAGNAARDNKKTRIIPRHLQLAVRNDEELNKLLGGVTIAQGGVLPNIQAVLLPKKSEGHKGK, from the coding sequence atGAGCGGGCGAGGGAAGCAGGGCGGCAAAGCGCGATCGAAAGCCAAGTCGCGATCATCGCGAGCCGGCTTGCAGTTCCCCGTCGGTCGAGTTCATCGTTTGCTTCGTAAAGGGAATTACGCGGAACGGGTGGGAGCCGGAGCTCCGGTTTATTTAGCGGCCGTGATGGAATATTTGACGGCTGAGATCTTGGAGTTGGCCGGCAACGCGGCGAGGGATAACAAAAAAACGAGGATCATCCCCCGGCATTTGCAGCTGGCGGTGAGGAACGACGAGGAGTTGAATAAATTGCTGGGAGGAGTCACCATCGCGCAGGGGGGGGTCCTGCCCAAcatccaggctgtgctgctgcccaaaAAGAGCGAGGGCCACAAGGGGAAGTGA